In Elaeis guineensis isolate ETL-2024a chromosome 1, EG11, whole genome shotgun sequence, a genomic segment contains:
- the LOC105044741 gene encoding LRR receptor-like serine/threonine-protein kinase GHR1 isoform X2, with the protein MRFIVLFVVIWVGLARGSSDVDALLEFKKGIKGDPLGHVFGTWNRGDSPDSSGCPRNWYGVQCSGGRVSSVTLNDMALVGNISLSNFARMGMLRNLSLSNNQLMGILPSELGSASSLEFLDISQNLLVGNVPLELTKMVNLVYLNLSSNNFGGMVPSGLGNLRRLKYLDLRGNSFSGGIDGILGQLQSVVHVDLSQNQFSGSVKSMADGSSEIISSLQYLNVSHNRLSGELLAKDPIPLFDSLEVFDASFNQLSGYVPSFNFIVSLKILRLGNNQFSGSLPEALIKENSMVLTELDLSSNQLSGPVQSITSATLKNLNLSTNKLSGSLPVRVGSCAIVDLSNNMLSGNLSIIQSWGNYVEVIDLSSNKLTGTLPNETSQFLRLTSFKVSNNLLMGELPLVIGTYPAINVIDLSLNQLNGLLPPSLFTSSRLRDLNLSGNSFTGPIPFANSQGTISPSSDVPVLLTQNSNLVSLDLSNNTLNGSLPQEIGELTALQLLNIGRNNISGQIPKEIGMLHRLLYIDLSNNHFKGTIPDNFPEGLVGFNVSYNNLSGIVPDNLLRFTDSSFHPGNDLLIFPHVPSSNVSNFTDKGVHGDHKKNAVRYALIAGAIFLSVITVIILIYYRVSNANRGKGDDKQKSPIPQLFGQWQSVDPPSASLSSSQDHLFSSRSVSMPLEHGNIALAPRESAEPNIQGSSTKAGHDDHATISSSPAKNGVKSSMSVIISSPPSDPYISQHPSILSVHSPDRLAGDLHLFDNSFMFTAEELSHAPAEVIGRSCHGTSYKATLESGHVLTIKWLREGIAKSKKEFGREAKKLGNIRHPNIVSLRGYYWGPKEHERLIISDYIDAASLTAHLCDSDN; encoded by the exons ATGCGGTTCATAGTTCTGTTTGTGGTGATATGGGTAGGACTTGCCAGAGGAAGTTCAGATGTAGATGCACTCTTGGAGTTCAAGAAAGGGATCAAGGGAGACCCTTTGGGGCATGTCTTCGGTACTTGGAATCGTGGCGACTCGCCAGATTCTAGTGGTTGTCCTCGAAACTGGTATGGAGTCCAGTGTAGTGGTGGTCGGGTTTCCTCAGTCACATTGAACGACATGGCTTTGGTAGGTAACATTAGTCTGTCCAACTTTGCTAGAATGGGGATGCTTCGGAACCTTTCTCTGTCGAACAATCAATTAATGGGAATTCTCCCCTCTGAACTGGGGTCTGCGAGCTCTCTGGAGTTTCTGGATATATCACAGAATTTGCTTGTTGGAAATGTACCTCTTGAGTTGACAAAAATGGTGAATCTGGTGTATCTGAATCTATCTTCGAATAACTTTGGGGGTATGGTGCCTTCTGGTTTAGGAAATCTAAGACGGCTGAAGTATTTAGACTTGCGGGGTAACAGTTTTTCTGGTGGTATAGATGGTATTCTTGGCCAACTGCAAAGTGTGGTTCATGTCGATCTCAGCCAGAACCAGTTTTCTGGATCAGTGAAGTCAATGGCTGATGGGTCCTCTGAAATTATTAGCTCATTACAGTACCTAAATGTTAGCCACAACAGGTTGTCCGGGGAGCTATTGGCCAAAGATCCGATTCCTTTATTTGACAGTTTGGAGGTGTTTGATGCCAGTTTCAATCAGCTTAGTGGTTACGTCCCTTCTTTCAATTTTATAGTTTCACTCAAGATTCTACGTCTGGGAAACAATCAGTTCTCTGGTTCTTTGCCTGAAGCATTGATCAAAGAAAATTCAATGGTATTGACTGAACTTGACCTAAGCAGCAACCAACTTTCAG GTCCAGTGCAAAGCATAACTTCTGCAACTCTGAAGAATTTGAATCTCTCCACAAATAAACTGTCAGGTTCTCTGCCTGTCAGGGTAGGGAGTTGTGCTATTGTGGATTTGAGTAATAACATGCTTTCTGGAAACTTATCCATAATTCAGAGTTGGGGAAATTATGTGGAAGTTATAGATCTGAGTTCAAACAAACTGACAGGAACTTTGCCAAATGAAACATCTCAGTTTCTGAGGCTGACCTCTTTCAAGGTTTCAAACAACTTGTTGATGGGGGAACTTCCACTTGTGATTGGGACATATCCAGCCATAAATGTTATTGACCTCAGTCTTAACCAACTAAATGGACTTCTACCTCCAAGTCTATTTACATCATCAAGATTGAGGGATCTAAATCTTTCAGGAAATAGCTTTACTGGACCTATCCCATTCGCAAACTCTCAGGGTACAATTTCCCCTTCCTCAGATGTTCCAGTACTCCTGACCCAAAATTCGAATTTGGTCTCTCTTGATCTTTCGAATAATACCTTAAATGGTTCTTTGCCGCAAGAAATTGGTGAATTGACAGCACTACAATTGCTGAATATTGGAAGAAACAATATTTCAGGACAGATCCCAAAAGAAATTGGTATGCTTCACAGGTTGCTATACATTGATTTGTCTAATAACCATTTTAAGGGCACTATACCTGACAATTTCCCTGAAGGCCTTGTTGGATTCAATGTCTCATACAATAATCTCTCTGGCATTGTTCCTGATAACTTGCTGAGATTTACTGATTCATCATTTCATCCAGGGAATGACCTACTAATTTTTCCTCATGTACCTTCTTCAAATGTTTCCAACTTCACTGATAAAGGAGTACATGGTGATCACAAGAAAAATGCTGTTAGATATGCTTTAATTGCTGGTGCAATTTTTCTTAGTGTaattactgtgataatactgatcTATTATAGGGTGTCCAATGCGAACAGAGGGAAAGGTGATGATAAGCAGAAGTCTCCCATTCCTCAACTTTTTGGGCAATGGCAAAGTGTggatccaccttctgcttctttgagtTCCTCTCAGGATCACTTATTTTCATCAAGGTCTGTGTCTATGCCTCTAGAGCATGGTAACATTGCGTTGGCTCCCAGAGAGTCTGCGGAACCCAACATTCAAGGTTCATCAACAAAAGCTGGGCACGATGATCATGCAACAATCAGTAGTTCCCCAGCAAAGAATGGAGTGAAATCTTCGATGTCCGTCATCATTTCCTCCCCACCTAGTGATCCATATATATCCCAGCATCCTTCTATTCTTAGTGTGCATTCCCCAGATAGACTGGCTGGAGATTTGCATCTCTTTGACAACTCATTTATGTTTACAGCAGAGGAACTTTCCCATGCTCCTGCAGAAGTTATTGGTAGAAGCTGTCATGGAACCTCTTATAAAGCTACCCTTGAAAGTGGCCATGTTTTGACCATTAAGTGGCTGAGAGAAGGAATTGCAAAGAGTAAGAAGGAATTTGGCAGGGAAGCAAAAAAACTTGGAAACATCAGGCATCCAAATATAGTGTCTCTAAGGGGTTATTATTGGGGTCCGAAAGAACATGAGAGGCTTATCATATCTGATTATATTGACGCAGCATCTTTAACAGCTCACCTATGTG